One region of Bubalus kerabau isolate K-KA32 ecotype Philippines breed swamp buffalo chromosome 6, PCC_UOA_SB_1v2, whole genome shotgun sequence genomic DNA includes:
- the DTYMK gene encoding thymidylate kinase, with amino-acid sequence MAGRRGALIVLEGVDRAGKSTQSRKLVDALCAEGHRAELLRFPERSTEIGKLLSSYLEKKSEVEDHSVHLLFSANRWEHVPLMKEKLSQGVTLVVDRYAFSGVAFTSAKENFSLDWCKQPDVGLPKPDLVVFLQLQLAEAAARGEFGRERYESGPFQQRALQRFQQLLADPSLPWKMVNASRSIEDVHREIRALSEDAIQAAAHRPLGQLWA; translated from the exons ATGGCGGGCCGGCGCGGCGCGCTCATTGTGCTGGAGGGCGTGGACCGCGCGGGGAAAAGCACCCAGAGCCGCAAGCTGGTGGACGCACTGTGCGCCGAGGGGCACCGCGCCGAGCTGCTGCGCTTCCCCG AAAGATCAACTGAAATTGGCAAGCTGCTCAGCTCCTACTTGGAGAAGAAAAGTGAGGTGGAGGATCACTCGGTGCACCTTCTCTTCTCCGCGAACCGCTGGGAGCACGT GCCGTTAATGAAGGAGAAGTTGAGCCAGGGCGTCACCCTGGTCGTGGACAGATACGCTTTCTCCGGGGTAGCCTTCACCAGCGCCAAGGAG AATTTCTCCCTGGACTGGTGTAAGCAGCCGGACGTGGGCCTCCCCAAGCCCGACCTGGTCGTCTTCCTGCAGCTGCAGCTCGCAGAGGCCGCGGCGCGGGGCGAGTTTGGCCGCGAGCGCTACGAGAGTGGCCCCTTCCAGCAGCGCGCCCTGCAGCGCTTCCAGCAGCTCCTGGCAGACCCGAGTCTGCCCTGGAAG ATGGTCAACGCCTCCAGAAGCATCGAGGACGTCCACCGGGAGATCCGCGCGCTGTCTGAGGAcgccatccaggctgccgcacACAGGCCCCTGGGGCAGCTGTGGGCGTAG
- the ATG4B gene encoding cysteine protease ATG4B: MAAAPRPRTSYPALPAPPAPAPRDPDWPGRRPVASRCGAVGATPRSVGGPGAKMDAATLTYDTLRFAEFEDFPETSEPVWILGRKYSVLTEKDEILADVASRLWFTYRKNFPAIGGTGPTSDTGWGCMLRCGQMIFAQALVCRHLGRDWRWTQRKRQPDSYCSVLQAFLDRKDSCYSIHQIAQMGVGEGKSIGQWYGPNTVAQVLKKLAVFDTWSALAVHVAMDNTVVMADIRRLCRSGPPCAGAEAFPADSERHCNGFPAGAEGGGRAAPWRPLVLLIPLRLGLADVNAAYAGTLKHCFRMPQSLGVIGGKPNSAHYFIGYVGEELIYLDPHTTQPAVAAADRCPIPDESFHCQHPPGRMSITELDPSIAVGFFCKTEDDFNDWCQQVRKLSLLGGALPMFELVEQQPSHLACPDVLNLSLDSSDAERLERFFDSEDEDFEILSL, encoded by the exons ATGGCGGCGGCGCCGCGGCCGCGCACTTCCTACCCCGCACTTCCGGCCCCGCCCGCGCCCGCGCCGCGCGACCCGGATTGGCCCGGGCGGCGGCCCGTCGCGTCGCGCTGCGGAGCCGTCGGAGCGACGCCGCGCTCAGTCGGCGGCCCTGGAGCGAAGATGGACGCAG CTACCCTGACCTACGACACGCTCCGATTCGCTGAGTTTGAGGATTTCCCTGAGACCTCGGAGCCTGTCTGGATCCTGGGGAGGAAGTACAGTGTCCTCACAG AAAAGGACGAGATCTTGGCCGATGTGGCATCGAGACTCTGGTTCACGTACAGAAAGAACTTCCCGGCCATCG GGGGCACTGGCCCCACCTCGGACACGGGCTGGGGCTGCATGCTGAGGTGCGGACAGATGATCTTCGCCCAGGCCCTGGTGTGCCGGCACCTGGGCCGCG ACTGGAGGTGGACGCAGCGGAAGAGGCAGCCGGACAGCTACTGCAGCGTCCTGCAGGCGTTCCTGGACAGGAAGGACAGCTGCTACTCCATCCACCAGATAG CACAAATGGGAGTCGGCGAGGGCAAGTCCATTGGCCAGTGGTACGGGCCCAACACTGTCGCCCAAGTCCTCAA GAAGCTGGCTGTCTTCGACACCTGGAGCGCCCTGGCTGTGCACGTGGCAATGGACAACACAGTGGTGATGGCGGATATCA GGAGGTTATGCAGGAGCGGCCCTCCCTGTGCAGGGGCCGAGGCCTTCCCCGCAGACTCAGAGCGGCATTGCAACGGCTTTCCGGCAGGGGCCGAGGGCGGCGGGCGCGCGGCACCCTGGAGACCCTTGGTGCTGCTCATCCCGCTGCGCCTGGGGCTGGCAGACGTCAACGCGGCCTACGCGGGCACGCTCAAG CACTGCTTCCGGATGCCCCAGTCCCTGGGCGTGATCGGAGGGAAGCCCAACAGCGCCCACTACTTCATCGGCTACGTTG GGGAGGAGCTCATCTACCTGGACCCCCACACCACGCAGCCAGCCGTGGCGGCCGCTGACCGCTGCCCGATCCCGGACGAGAGCTTCCATTGCCAGCACCCGCCGGGCAGGATGAGCATCACGGAGCTCGACCCGTCCATTGCCGTG GGGTTCTTCTGTAAGACTGAGGATGACTTTAACGACTGGTGTCAGCAAGTGAGAAAG CTGTCGCTGCTGGGAGGCGCCCTGCCCATGTTTGAGCTGGTGGAGCAGCAGCCTTCCCACCTGGCCTGTCCCGACGTCCTCAACTTGTCCTTAG ATTCTTCTGACGCGGAGCGACTGGAAAGATTCTTTGACTCAGAAGACGAAGACTTTGAGATCCTGTCCCTCTGA